Genomic window (bacterium):
GTATTTAAAATATAAACTTGCTCCCTTTTATGACGAAACGGTAAAAAACCTGCCTTTAAAAACATATACTTTAAGAGAGATGTCCCAATTTGCGGAAGAGGCAGGTTTTACGGTGGAATGCAAAAAAATGATCGGGCCAAAGATAAGCCTATTGGCCCCGATAATAATTTTAAATTTAAGAAAGAAAAGCTAATGATTAAAAAAATTACGCAGGTCGGACCCGGCGCGGGTTTGGAAAATCTGGTTTCAGGCTGCAGGGGCGTTTTTAATGAGCCTGTGGAAAAGTTCGCGCGGGATTTATCGGATTATTTTTACCCGGAAAAAATTTATTTGTTAAATTCGGGTTTGGCCGCGTTTTACATAATTCTTGAGACGGTAAAAAACCTATCGTCAAAAAAAGAGGTGATATTGCCGGCATATACGGCACCGAGTATGGTATTGCCGGTATTAAAGGCAAATTTAAAACCGGTTTTATGTGATATAGCCAAAGATAATTTTAATGTGGATTTAAATTCAATTTCTGAGATTATTACGAAAGATACATTATGTATCGTGCCGACACATCTTTTCGGAATACCGGTGAGCGGTATTGAAGACATGAAGGAAAGGTTTCAGGGAATATTTATAATTGAAGATTGCGCTCAGTCATTGGGCAGTACAATAAACGGGAAAAAAACAGGGTGTTTTTCCAATGCGGGTTTTACAAGTTTCAACAGGGGGAAAAATCTATCTACATACGGCGGAGGGTGTATTTTTACCGGCTCATTTGAACTGGGTGAAAAGGTCAAGGCCGGGATTGACAGCCTGGCTGAGCAGGCAATATTTTCTAAATCCATTCTCCCTTTGAAACTTACAGCATTTTCTTTAGCTGTAAATCCGTATATGTATGGATTGTTTCATTTGATTATTTCAAGGTTCAAAGATAATCAGGTGCCGGAAAATTTTTACAGCCGCAAATATTCCAATTTCCAGGCGGGTGTCGGTAAATCATTATTGGATAAAATTGATGGATTTTCGGAAAAAAGGTATAACAATGGAATGTTCCTGGCAGAAAAACTTTATGGTTTAAAAGAGATAATTGTCCCCGTAACAAGCAAAGAAGCAAAACCGGCGTTTAACAGATTTCCGGTATTATTTAAAAATTTGGAATTGCGGCAAAAAATAAAGAACGCCCTTTGGGCATCCGGTTTTGATACATCGTTTATGTATTTGAAACCCCTGCATCATATTTTTGATTTAGGTAACAGGAAAGAGGATTTTCCGAATGCAAATTACCTGGCGGAACATTTGCTGACATTACCCGTTCATCCCTTACTTGGGAAAGACGATATGGAGAGAATAATTCAGGTAATAAAAAAGGCGGCTGGATGATTCCTTTAAGAAACGCAAAAAGGTTTTTATTTAAAGCTTATAATCAGCCCTGTTACGCTTTAAAGGTCTTTAAAAAAAGACTGATGGCGTATTTATATTATTATTTGTCAAACGGCAAAAGCAGTTATCCGGAAGCTGTAACATTATTTTTAACTCACCGCTGTAACCTGCATTGCAAAATGTGCGGGCAGTGGGGGGAGGGCGGGGTCACAAGGAAACAATCCGCGGAATATATCCGCGAAGAACTTTCTTTTGATGAATTAAAAATGGTTATTGATGATTTATCCCCGTTTGGGCCGAATATCACGCTTTTCGGCGGTGAACCCCTGATTTACAAAAATTCTATCGATACCATAAAATACATCAAAAACAAAAACATGCATTGTCTTATGATCACAAATGGTTCTTTAATTGAACCTAAGGCGCAAGAATTAGTCGATGCCGGTTTGGATGAACTTAATGTTTCGCTGGACGGCGGCCGTGAACTGCATAATGAAATAAGAGGAATGGACGGGCTTTTTGACCGGGTTCTAAATGGATTAAAAAAAATCAACCATTTCAAAAAAGAAAAAAATAAAAAAAGGCCGTTTATTAACCTGCAATGCACTATTACCAAATATAATTATGAGAATCTTGAACAACTATTGAACGCGGCAGAGGAAACAGGGGCGGATTCATTGACATTTCATAATTTAATTTTTCTTGAAAACGGCCTTATTGAAAAGCAGAAAAAATATGACAAACTTTTAAACTGTTCGTCCCTGGACTGGAAAGGATTTATTTCCGTGCCGGACATAGACGTTTCAATTTTATTTAATAAAATGGAGGAAATCAAAAAAAAGGTAACTGAAATGGCAGAAAAAGGATTTGATTTAAAAGTTGATTTCTACCCTAATTTTTCAAAAAAAGGACTGTTTGAATATTATCAAAATCCTTTATTTCTGCCGCGGGAATATTCGCCCCGCTGTGTAAGTCCCTGGATTAGCGCGTATATTTTTCCTGACGGCGAAACCAGGCCGTGCTTGAATTTTGATTATTCATTCGGCAATATAAAAAAAGATAAATTTACCCTGATTTGGAATGGAGAGCGGGCAAGAAATTTCAGGAAGACCCTGAAAAGAAACAAAATATTCCCGGTTTGCATAAGATGCACCGAGCTTTACAGGTATTAAAAAATGCCAAAAAAAATCAAAATCGCGCAAGTTATAACACGGTTAGACTGGGGAGGTTCGCCTGATGTTGTCCGGGCAATCTGTCTCGGGGCGGATAAAGAAAAGTATGATGTCAGGCTCATTACAGGCCCTTCAAAAAATCTAAGCTCAAATACAAAATTTTTTTTAGAAGAGTTTAAAGAAAATACTTTCATTATTCCTGATTTGAAACGGGATATCAGTCCGGCCGGTGATTTTAAAGCCTTTATCAAACTATTTTTGTTGTTCCGGAAGGAAAAATTCGGCATTGTCCACACGCATACCGCGAAGGCCGGAATATTGGGAAGGAAAGCCGCGTGGCTTGCAGGCGTAAATTATATTATTCATACCTCTCACGGGCATAATTTTTATGGTTATTTCGGGGCGATGGGGAGCAGGCTCGTAGTTGTTTTAGAAAAAATAATGGATATTTTCACAAGCAAGGTTATTGCCCTGACTGAACTGGAAAAAGAGGACCTTGTGAAATTTAAGATAAGCAGGCCGGATAAAATTATTGTGTTTGACAGCGGGATAGAATTGGACAAATTTAAAAAAACAAGTCCGGACATTTTTAAAAAAAAAGAAGAATTTAATATAAGGCCGGGTGAAATGGTGGTCGGGATGATTAACCGTTTAGAAACAGTCAAGGGCCCCGAATATTTTATAGAGGCGGCGAAGATTATAAGCGATGCAATTCCAGGAGTAAAGTTTTTGATTGTCGGAGAAGGTTCTCTTAGAAAAAAACTTGAAAGCATGTGCCGGGGATTTGGAATCCATGATAAAACAAATTTTACGGGGTGGAGGGAGGATGTCCCGGAAATCCTCCCGGTTTTAGATTTACTGGTGCTCCCGTCCTTAAATGAGGCGGTAGGGAGAATACTAATTGAAGCCGGGGCCTGCGGGGTCCCCGTTGTTGCCGCGAATGTCGGCGGGATTCCGGAAATTGTCCAAAATAATGAAACAGGATTATTGGTTGTTCCAAAATCTTCCGGTGATTTGGCGGAAGCGGTAATCAGCCTGCTGAAAGATAAAAATAAGCGGATAAAGATGGGTAATTCAGCCGCGGTATGGGTAAATAATAAATTTAATATTGAAAATCTGGTTAAAAATATTTATGGATTATACAGTGAAATTTATAAAAATAAAAATTGATAAAAATTTTCGCATGGCAGTAATATTATTTTTTTTAACTTCTGCCGGAACAGGCACAAATGCGGGTGGAAATCTTTTGCAGGCCCAATCGGTTATCCAAATCAGTTCTGACATAACTGACGGTAAATACTCGATCCAGGAAATTATTGACATCGCGAAGATTAATGACATAAAAGTTGTCATGTTGACCGACAGGGATTTTATGAGCTGGGAATACGGGTTTTGGCCCCTCAGGAAAATCATTAAAAAAAAAGTGGAATCGAATTCCATGCAAAGTTACGGGATTGAAAAATACCTCAGGGAAATTGAAGAAATACAAAAGAAAAATCCGGATATTGTTTTGATCGCAGGGGTTGAATCCGCGCCGTTTTATTACTGGGATGGGAAGCCTTTCAGGGATAATTTTAAGATAATTGACTGGCATAAGCATATGCTGGTTTTTGGATTAAATAAGGCGGAAGATTATAAAAACCTTCCGTCCGTTGCCAATAAAAAAAGTTTATTGCTGCCTTTTAAATTAAAAAATATATATTTATTCTGGCCCGTGCCGGTTTTGATTGTTGGTTTTCTATGTTTAAGAAAAAGAAAATTCAAATATAAAGACTCACAGGGAAATTCTTTAGGGCCGTATTCACTGCCATGGCAGGTTTTCGGCGGTTTGTGCCTGTTCGCGGGACTGATATTTTTCATTAATAATTATCCCTTTCATGATTTTAAATATGACCAGTATCATGGTGCACAGGGTATATCCCCCTACCAAAATTTTATTAATTATGTTAACCAAAAAGGCGGGATGAGTTTTTGGGCGCACCCTGAAATAGAAAATATAATGCAATATGATGAGGCAAAAGTTGAAACAAAGGAATATCCGGAATATTTATTGGAATCGAGAAATTATACGGGATGGACAATATTTTACGAAGGCGATGAAAAGGTAGGCCCGCCTGGCGGGATATGGGATAAGGTCTTGAAAAACTATTGCATGACCGGTGGAGGCCTCCCTGTTTGGGCGATTGGAGGATTGGGATTTGACCAGGCAGGTAACTTTAACGAGGCGGTAAAGGATTTAAGAACAGTATTTTTGGTCCCCCAAATAAATAGAGAGTCAATTTTAAGCGCGTTAAAAAACGGGAAAATGTATGTAGTAAAAGGCAGGGACTGCGGGAATTTTATCCTGGAAAGTTTTGTTGTAAAAGACAGCCTTTCAGGTGTTAATGGGACTATCGCGGATGAATTAAATTTAAAAGGCAAACCGGTAATTAATATTAAAGGCCGGATAATTAATTGGAAAAATAACGAAAAAATAACAGTTAAATTGATAAAAGACGGCGTTATTGTTAAACTGTATGAAGTCAACAGCCCTTTTGAAGTAAGTTATACCGACGAATATTTTTATGAAAATAAGAAAAGTTATTATCGCCTGGAAATTAATACGCCTGAGAGGGTTTTGGTGAGTAATCCCGTATTTGTAAGTACTCTGTTACGTTAATTTTTAATAGAGTTGCAATGGTTCAGATTTGTCGACAAAGGCTCACGATTAAGTATCTGTAGCTCAATTTCGCAGTGATATTCGCCCCCCATCCCCCATCTTCGATGGGGTGTATCCGAATATCATCTGCTTATTTCGCACAGATACTAAATCTTGTTCCTTTAATGTCGTCAAATCTGAACCATTGCAACTCATGACAAGAGTGCCAATAATTTGCGTAACAGTGTAGTAGACTTTAAGATTTAGGAGGATATTAACGATAATAGTAAAAAATGAACCCAGCACCTCAAAAATATCATTATGTATATATACTAAACAGTACTAAAAAAGATTTTCTATATATTGGAGCAACTTCTGATTTAAAAAATAGATTAAATGAACACAGAGAGGGTAAATGTTATTCAACTAAAAAATATTTGCCCGTAAAACTAGTATATTATGAAGCATTCTTATCGAAAAGCGATGCTTTTGATAGAGAAAAGAAATTGAAATATCATGGTAAGAGCCTAAAATTACTAAAAAATAGAATATGTAATTCTTTAAGAGGTGCTGGGTGAAAATATCGGTCCATCAACCTCAATATATACCCTGGCTGGGTTATTTTGACAAAATAGACAAAAGCGACGCTTTTGTATTTTTGGATAAAGTGCAGTATAAGGCGAGGGAATTCCAGAACAGGAATAAAATACGCACCGGTAACGGCTGGCTGATGCTTACGGTTCCTGTAATATCCAGGGGCCTTGGCAGGCAGGAAATCAGTAAGGTTGAAATAGATAATTCGACAGATTGGCAGAAAAAACACTGGGGAAGTATAGAACAGAATTATCATAGAGCTCCTTATTTTAAAAACTATTCCGGTTTTTTTAAAGAGGTTTATTCCTGTCCATGGGAAAGACTGATGGATTTGAATATCCATATAATTAAATATCTTCTAAAAGAGCTTAAAATACAGACACCGTTGTATTATGAATCTGTAGTGGGCAGTTCCAGCAATAAAACCGATAGAATTATAGAAATATGTAAAAAACTCAATGCCGATATTTATTTATCCGGGATCGGCGGCAGGGATTATTTAGAAGAAGAAAAGTTTACCAGGGAAGGAATCAAATTGGAATACCAGAGTTTTAATCATCCTGTGTATCACCAGCTTTACAGGAAGGGGGCGGGTTCTTTTATGCCCTATTTGTCGGTAGTTGATTTATTGTTTAACGAGGGCGAAAAAAGTATAGATATATTGAGGGGCAGAGTGAAATATGCGGGGAATCAGGGGTAGTTCAGATTAATAAGGAGGCAGAAAGATGAATATACTGGCTATCGGTGCGCACCCGGATGATATTGAATTCGGCTGCGGCGGGACTTTAATGAAATATATAGAAAAGGGGGCAGGTGTATATCTTCTGGTCCTGACCAGGGGAGAGATTGGTGGCAATCCGGAAACCAGGACCAAAGAGCAGGAAGAAGCTGGGAAATTTATGAAAGTAAAAAAAATCTTTTGGGGAGATTTCAAAGACACAGAACTTCCGTTAAATAAACCTTTGATTTCCAATATCGAAAAAGTGATAAATAAAGTCAAACCTCAAATAGTTTTATTCAATTATTCTGAGGATATTCACCAGGACCACCGCGCGCTGGCTAAAGCAGGTATTTCGGCAACGCGGTATATTAAGGAAGTGTTGTGTTACGAGGTCCCAACGAGCAAAAATTTTGAGCCGAGTATATTTGTAAATATAGAAGATGTTTTTGATAACAAACTAAAACTTTTAAAAATCCATGCATCGCAGGTTCATAAAACTAACGTGGAAAATCTGACAATACTTGACAGTATTCAGGCATGCGCTGTTTTCCGCGGCTATCAGGGGAGGGTAAAATACGCGGAAGGTTTTATCCCTCTCCGGATGATGAAAGAAATCTGATCATGAATTTGTTATTTATTTTTATATTTTTTTCCCTGTTAACATTTTTATTGACATATATTTGCAGAACACTGGCTTTTAAGTTTAATATCCTGGACATCCCGGGGGAAAGAAAAATACATGAATTTCCTACACCTCTTTTAGGGGGATTGGCGATATATGTAAGTGTAATTTCAGGATTGATATTCGGACCTGTTGGCTTAACCAAAGTTTTAGGCCTGGTTATCAGTTCGACTATTATTTTTACTGTTGGTATAATTGATGATATCCGGGATTTATCTGCCGAGATCAGGCTTGCGGCGCAATTGATTGCTTCATTTATTGTAATGATTTTTGGTGTAAGTATCAGTTTTTTGCCAAATGATTCATATGGCAGGCTGGGGGAGATAATTTTAACCTACATCTGGATAATAGGTATTACAAATGCCCTGAATTACCTTGATGGTGTGGACGGTCTGGCCGCCGGCATAACGGCAATATGCGCGGGTTTTTTTCTTGTTATTTCTTATCATACCGGCCAAATTCTTGTAAGTTTTATAAGTATTATAATAATGGCCGGGTGTCTGGGATTTTTACCGCATAATTTTAAAAGAGATAAAATATTTTTGGGAGACGGGGGAAGTACATTTTTAGGTTTTTCAATTGCCTGCCTTGCGATAATGGGCGACTGGGCTGAATATAATGTAATAAGCCTGGTCACCCCGGTTTTAATCCTGGGGATTCCTATTTTTGATATGGTTTTTACTACAATTATGAGAATCAAGGAAAGAAAAATTAAAACGGTTATTGAATGGTTTGAGTATGCCAGTACAGACCATTTTCATCACAGGCTTATGCATCTGGGCATGGGGCCGAGGGGAGTGGTGGTTTTTATTTATTGCATAAATATTTCTTTGGGTATAGGCGCGTTGATGGTCAGCAATGAAAAACCGCTGATTGGGTTCCTGTCGATTTTACAGGGTGTTATTATTTTCACGCTTATTGCTATCCTGACAGTTTTAGGAAAAAGACAAAGCATAAAAGTTAAAGATTAATGCTGTGTGCTGCTTAATTTTAAGACATTGTAAAGATTTTGCCTGTTTTTTTGCGGAATTAAAACATTTTTGTTAATAAATCTTGGCGAAATTAATGAAGACATCCCGATATGTTTCGGGATAGTCTGAATTAACCCCGCACCGTATGGTGCGGGGTCCAATTCGAACTATTATCCACATAGGATAATGTTCTCATTGGAGAAATCGTCCAAAATGAGCCTTAGATTTATCAAAAATGTTGACTAAAGCAAAAAAACAGGCAAAATCTTTACAAAAAAAGTTACACATGAGGTTAAGGATTAGCCCTTTTATAATAATCATACCGTTCTTTAACATGGGCGGCCTCATAGACTTTAAGATAGGTGTCTAAGACAGGATTAATATCTGTAAAGAAGAATTTTACAAAATCTCCGACTTTAGCAATAAATTTTTTTGGCACATAAACCACATCTCCGGTAATCAGGGCGATATCATCTTCCATCAGGCCTTTATCAACCGCCTTGGCCAAATCTAATTTTTTTATTGAAGGTTCGCTGCCTTCGTTGTTTTTCCTGATAAGCATAACGCTTTTTAATGAAGCGGAAGTTTTAAAACCGCCCGCGCGTGAAATAATCTCTATGGCGCTAAGTCCGTCATCCAGGGAATAAACACCCGGGCTGTTTATTTCTCCGAGGATATAAACTTTATTGGACGACTTCGGCACATAGACAATATCTCCCTTTTTAATGGGCATATTCTGGTAAGGGTCGCCCATTTCGATGAATTTTCCAAGGTCGACAGTCGATGTCGCTTTTTCTATCGCGTCCCTTCGGACAACCATAATTCTTTTCATGTCGGCGGATTCACCCTTATACCCCCCGGCATAAGTGATTGCTTCAATAATACCCGCGTCATCTTCCAGATTATAGACTCCCGGGATTTTAACTTCCCCCAGGACATAAACCTTTTTAAACACCTTTGGAAGATAAATGATATCTTCATTTTTTATTTCGGCGTCTCCGGCTGTATCGCCGCTTAAAATAAATTGTTTCAGGTTAATCTCTTTTCTTATTTCTTTTTGAGTCGCGTCGTCTTTCCTGATAATAAAAATGGCGCTTAAATCGGCAGTTTCATCTTTATATCCTCCTGCTTTCGCGATAGCTTTTATAAGCGAGGTTTCCCTGTCCAGAATATATTCCCCGGGGGTTTTTACTTCTCCAAGGATATATATTTTTTCAACATTTTTTTCTATAGTGACCTTTGAGATTTTAGGGATATAAATTATATCATCGGCGCTTATTCCGATGTTTTGTCCGCTATCGCCGTCCAAAAGGAATTTTTTTAAATTTACCCCTATTCTTGTGTCTTTCTTTATTATAAAGATGGAGGTTAAGTCCGCAGTTTCTTCCTTGTGCCCGCCGGCTTTGCTTATTGCCTTCAGGAGAGTGGTATTTTCGTCAAGGGTATATTCACCGGGACGCGCGATTTCTCCTGAAATATAAAATTTCTCGGCCATCATTTCTTTAATGGTTATTGTTACTTCCGGGTTTTTAATATGTTTGGATAATTTTTGGTTGAATAATTCAGTTAATGACTTTATGTCGAGGCCCCTTGCCTCGATACT
Coding sequences:
- a CDS encoding glycosyltransferase family 4 protein; the protein is MPKKIKIAQVITRLDWGGSPDVVRAICLGADKEKYDVRLITGPSKNLSSNTKFFLEEFKENTFIIPDLKRDISPAGDFKAFIKLFLLFRKEKFGIVHTHTAKAGILGRKAAWLAGVNYIIHTSHGHNFYGYFGAMGSRLVVVLEKIMDIFTSKVIALTELEKEDLVKFKISRPDKIIVFDSGIELDKFKKTSPDIFKKKEEFNIRPGEMVVGMINRLETVKGPEYFIEAAKIISDAIPGVKFLIVGEGSLRKKLESMCRGFGIHDKTNFTGWREDVPEILPVLDLLVLPSLNEAVGRILIEAGACGVPVVAANVGGIPEIVQNNETGLLVVPKSSGDLAEAVISLLKDKNKRIKMGNSAAVWVNNKFNIENLVKNIYGLYSEIYKNKN
- a CDS encoding MraY family glycosyltransferase; the protein is MNLLFIFIFFSLLTFLLTYICRTLAFKFNILDIPGERKIHEFPTPLLGGLAIYVSVISGLIFGPVGLTKVLGLVISSTIIFTVGIIDDIRDLSAEIRLAAQLIASFIVMIFGVSISFLPNDSYGRLGEIILTYIWIIGITNALNYLDGVDGLAAGITAICAGFFLVISYHTGQILVSFISIIIMAGCLGFLPHNFKRDKIFLGDGGSTFLGFSIACLAIMGDWAEYNVISLVTPVLILGIPIFDMVFTTIMRIKERKIKTVIEWFEYASTDHFHHRLMHLGMGPRGVVVFIYCINISLGIGALMVSNEKPLIGFLSILQGVIIFTLIAILTVLGKRQSIKVKD
- a CDS encoding WbqC family protein; the protein is MKISVHQPQYIPWLGYFDKIDKSDAFVFLDKVQYKAREFQNRNKIRTGNGWLMLTVPVISRGLGRQEISKVEIDNSTDWQKKHWGSIEQNYHRAPYFKNYSGFFKEVYSCPWERLMDLNIHIIKYLLKELKIQTPLYYESVVGSSSNKTDRIIEICKKLNADIYLSGIGGRDYLEEEKFTREGIKLEYQSFNHPVYHQLYRKGAGSFMPYLSVVDLLFNEGEKSIDILRGRVKYAGNQG
- a CDS encoding radical SAM protein, which gives rise to MIPLRNAKRFLFKAYNQPCYALKVFKKRLMAYLYYYLSNGKSSYPEAVTLFLTHRCNLHCKMCGQWGEGGVTRKQSAEYIREELSFDELKMVIDDLSPFGPNITLFGGEPLIYKNSIDTIKYIKNKNMHCLMITNGSLIEPKAQELVDAGLDELNVSLDGGRELHNEIRGMDGLFDRVLNGLKKINHFKKEKNKKRPFINLQCTITKYNYENLEQLLNAAEETGADSLTFHNLIFLENGLIEKQKKYDKLLNCSSLDWKGFISVPDIDVSILFNKMEEIKKKVTEMAEKGFDLKVDFYPNFSKKGLFEYYQNPLFLPREYSPRCVSPWISAYIFPDGETRPCLNFDYSFGNIKKDKFTLIWNGERARNFRKTLKRNKIFPVCIRCTELYRY
- a CDS encoding DegT/DnrJ/EryC1/StrS family aminotransferase, which gives rise to MIKKITQVGPGAGLENLVSGCRGVFNEPVEKFARDLSDYFYPEKIYLLNSGLAAFYIILETVKNLSSKKEVILPAYTAPSMVLPVLKANLKPVLCDIAKDNFNVDLNSISEIITKDTLCIVPTHLFGIPVSGIEDMKERFQGIFIIEDCAQSLGSTINGKKTGCFSNAGFTSFNRGKNLSTYGGGCIFTGSFELGEKVKAGIDSLAEQAIFSKSILPLKLTAFSLAVNPYMYGLFHLIISRFKDNQVPENFYSRKYSNFQAGVGKSLLDKIDGFSEKRYNNGMFLAEKLYGLKEIIVPVTSKEAKPAFNRFPVLFKNLELRQKIKNALWASGFDTSFMYLKPLHHIFDLGNRKEDFPNANYLAEHLLTLPVHPLLGKDDMERIIQVIKKAAG
- a CDS encoding SLBB domain-containing protein; the protein is MKKNLSIFSVIVLLIFLITPAKAYNINIGDVLEIYVWQEPELSKLVTVDANGNISFPLIGSIEARGLDIKSLTELFNQKLSKHIKNPEVTITIKEMMAEKFYISGEIARPGEYTLDENTTLLKAISKAGGHKEETADLTSIFIIKKDTRIGVNLKKFLLDGDSGQNIGISADDIIYIPKISKVTIEKNVEKIYILGEVKTPGEYILDRETSLIKAIAKAGGYKDETADLSAIFIIRKDDATQKEIRKEINLKQFILSGDTAGDAEIKNEDIIYLPKVFKKVYVLGEVKIPGVYNLEDDAGIIEAITYAGGYKGESADMKRIMVVRRDAIEKATSTVDLGKFIEMGDPYQNMPIKKGDIVYVPKSSNKVYILGEINSPGVYSLDDGLSAIEIISRAGGFKTSASLKSVMLIRKNNEGSEPSIKKLDLAKAVDKGLMEDDIALITGDVVYVPKKFIAKVGDFVKFFFTDINPVLDTYLKVYEAAHVKERYDYYKRANP
- a CDS encoding GIY-YIG nuclease family protein produces the protein MNPAPQKYHYVYILNSTKKDFLYIGATSDLKNRLNEHREGKCYSTKKYLPVKLVYYEAFLSKSDAFDREKKLKYHGKSLKLLKNRICNSLRGAG
- a CDS encoding PIG-L family deacetylase gives rise to the protein MNILAIGAHPDDIEFGCGGTLMKYIEKGAGVYLLVLTRGEIGGNPETRTKEQEEAGKFMKVKKIFWGDFKDTELPLNKPLISNIEKVINKVKPQIVLFNYSEDIHQDHRALAKAGISATRYIKEVLCYEVPTSKNFEPSIFVNIEDVFDNKLKLLKIHASQVHKTNVENLTILDSIQACAVFRGYQGRVKYAEGFIPLRMMKEI